Part of the Labilibaculum antarcticum genome, ACGCAAGTTAGATTGTTACGTGTTTTAGAAACCGGAGAATTTATTAAGGTTGGTTCATCAAAGGTTTTAAAATCGGATGTTAGAGTCGTTGCGGCAACAAATATAAAAATACCAAAAGCGGTAAAAGAAGGTAGGTTTCGTGAGGATTTGTATTACCGTTTGAATACTGTACCCATTACCATGCCTCCTTTACGGGAACGACAAGAGGATATTTATTTGCTCTTTAGAAAATTTGCACAGGATTTTGCTGAGAAATATAGAATGCCACCTTTACGACTTGATTCTGGTGCTCAACAGCTCCTTAGATCTTACCGTTGGCCAGGGAATATTCGACAGTTAAAAAATATAACAGAGCAGGTTTCCATTATTGAAAAAGAAAGGCAAATTGGAGCTGATATACTTAAGGGATATCTTCCTCTGAATGATGAGCAGATGCTGCCAGCTATTTATACAGATACCTCTAAAAAGGATCAGGCATTTTCATCGGAACGGGAAATTCTATATAAGGTTCTTTTTGATATGAAACGGGACATGACTGATTTGAAAAAATTGGTGTTTGAGCTCATGCAAACCAGTGGTGACTCATCTTCTTTACAAAAGGATAATGCGAAGCTGATTCGGAAATTATATGAGGATCAGGAAATGGATGTTTTTCACCATCAAGCTTCACCGCAAGCAACTCCCAATGTTTCTTCTCCTAAAGATTCGAAAATTCAAGATACTGAGGAATTTGTAGAAGAATCTTTATCACTTGAAGATAAGGAGGTTGAATTGATCCGGAAGGCCTTGGATAAGCACAATGGAAAGCGTAAGTATGCAGCACAGGATTTAGGAATATCCGAGCGTACTTTGTATCGTAAAATCAAAGAATACGATATCAACTAATATTCACAATTTATTGTTATTTTTATTCTCAATATATGAATTTAATTAAAGTCTTGTTTTTAAGTTTTTGCGTAACCTTTGTGGTAACGGCATGTAAGGTTTCCTATTCATTTACAGGAGGAACACTTTCAGATGATGTGAAAACTTTTTCCGTTCAATTTTTCCCTAATAGGGCACTTTTGGTTAATCCCAATTTGAGTAATCAGTTTACAGAAGCACTAAAAGAGAAATTTCGTGGGCAAACTGCCTTGGATGAGATAGTGGATGGAGAAGGTCATTTGAACTTTGAGGGTGAAATAACCGGATATAGAACCCAAGCTTTGGATGTTACTGCAAATGATATATCTGCAACCAATCGCTTAACAGTAACAATAAAAGTACGGTTTATAAATGAATTAGAACCGGATAATGATTTTGACAAGAGTTTTACAGCTTTTAGAGATTTTGATAGTACCCAGCAGTTGAGTGATGTGGAAGAAGGTTTGGTGGAAGAAATTTTAGAAGACATTATTGATGATATATATAACGCAGCCGTTGTAAACTGGTAAAAAATGGATGGAAGTTTATTACAAGATTGGATAAGAAATTCTGGTAAAATGGATCGAGACAGTCATCGGGAATTAAAAAGCCTGATTGACCAATATCCTTATTTCCAGACAGCTCATTTGCTCTTGTTAAAAAACTTGCATGATAATCAGAGTATTCGGTTTAAGGAAGAATTGAGAAATTCGGCTTTGTACATTCCAGATCGGCGTCATTTATTTTTATTGATACAAGATCAGATTAAGATTCAATCCAGATCGGAAAGCTCAGAAAAGATAGTTGCTGTATCGGAAAAGCCAGAGTCGGTTTTACAGGAGAAACTAGATGATGTTCAAGTAAAAGAAGTAGAGAAAATTACTGACCTTCCTGCAGAGGAAAAACAGCTTGTGTCTGAAATAGCACATGCAGAATCAGATGAATTGATTGATTTATTTGATGAGTCAGAACTTGTAAATTCGGATTTTTCTCAGGAAGATAGAAGTACTGATAAACTTGAGGTTGTACAAGCCGCGAATGATGAAATACTAGAGTTTGCAGATGCTGAAGATAAGAAAGAGGAGTCTGCAGAGCAAGAGGAAATTAAAGAGGCATTGAGCGACTCAGAATTGTTGGTAGCAGCAACGGAAGTTTATCATATAGGTTTTGGAGGCAATTTGTACACTTTGACAGATGAACCTAAAAAAGAGGAAGAGTTATCAGACAAAAGGGAAAATCATACTTTTACTGATTGGATGACTGTAGTTGATACGAATACTAAGTCTGAGGAAATAGATGATAATTTGAATCCTGAAAAGGGAAAAGTGAAAAAAGGAAATAATCTTATTGATAATTTCATTCAAAATGAACCAAGAATCAATAGAAGTATTAAAGTTGTTGAGAAACAAGAAGATATTTCATTGGGGAGTTTAGAGGATAAAGATGGCTTTATTAGTGAAACTTTGGCCACTATATACGTGAAACAGAAACTATTTGATAAAGCGATTGCGGTTTATGACAAATTAGTGTTGAAAAATCCCGAAAAAAACCTTTACTTTGCGGGTCAGATTGAAAGAATAAAAAAATTAAAAAACAGTAAATAGATAAGTATGTATACCTTTGTAATTGTATTGACCCTTATTGTTTGTGCGCTTTTAGTGTTAATTGTATTAGTGCAGAACTCAAAAGGAGGTGGATTAGCGTCTAATTTTTCATCCTCGAACCAAATCATGGGAGTTAAGAAAACAACTGATTTTCTTGAGAAAGCAACTTGGTTTTTAGCAGGAAGTTTATTATTTCTATGTCTTGCAGCAGCAGGGACTATTAATCGTGGTGAAGTAGAAGGTCAGAAATCACAAATTGAGCAGCAGTTGCAGGAAACTGAAACGGCTCCTGAGGTTCCTGCTTTCCCAACAGAAGCTCCTTCTACAGAAAAGGATACAGCAAAATAAGAAAAGAAAAATATCTTTGATATAAAAAAAATGTCAGTATGTCATATCATACTGACATTTTTTTGTATGTGGTCATCTATCTATTCGTTAGTGTATTTATGTAGTCTTTAATGAGATATTGCCAACTGTGTTATTCATTTTTTATTGATAATTTGAAAATTGAGTCGGATCTCGGAAATAATGTCAATGAATTCCCTTTGGCATGGATTGTGAAGATAAGAAATGGTACTTTGTAAATTAATAACTTTAAATATTTTGAAAATGGCAGACTTAAAAGGTAGAATTCTTGCTGGTAAAATTTTGGTTGAAGCTATAGAAGCTGAAGAAAAAACTGCAAGTGGTATCATTATTCCGGATGCTGCAAAAGAGAAACCAATGCAAGGTAAAGTTGTATTGGTGGGTTCTGATAAAAAAGATGAGCCCATGGAATTAAAAATCGGTGATACGGTTTTTTATGGCAAATATTCAGGAACAGAATTGGTGATTGATGGGGATGATTATCTTTTAATGTCTCAGTTAGATGTTTTGTATATTGCATAATTAACTACACGAAATTTCAAAATTAAGTAAGATATGGCTAAAGAAATAAAATTTAATATAGAAGCTCGTGACCTTTTAAAAAAAGGTGTTGATGAGTTGGCAAATGCAGTAAAAGTAACTTTAGGACCTAGTGGTAGAAATGTTGTTATTGATCGCAAGTTTGGTGCTCCTCAGATTACTAAAGATGGTGTTACTGTTGCAAAGGAAATCGAATTGGCTGATTCCGGAGCAAATATGGGAGCTCAGATGGTTAAGGAAGTGGCTTCGAAAACTGGTGATGATGCTGGTGACGGAACTACCACTGCTACTGTTTTAGCACAATCTATCGTAAATGTTGGATTGAAAAATGTAACTGCAGGTGCTAATCCAATGGATTTAAAACGCGGTATTGATATTGCTGTTGCCGCTGTTGTTGCTAACATTAGAGAGCAAGCTCAGGCTGTTGGGGATAACTTCGATAAGATTAAGCAAGTTGCTAAAATCGCTGCAAATAATGATGAGACTATTGGTGCACTGATTGCTCAGGCGATGGAAAAAGTGAAAAAAGAAGGTGTTATTACGGTCGAAGAAGCAAAAGGAACAGAAACTTACGTGAAAGTGGTTGAAGGGATGCAGTTTGACAGAGGATACATCTCTCCGTATTTCATTACTGATCCTGAAAAAATGGAAGCTGATCTTGAGAATCCATATATCTTATTGTACGATAAGAAAATTTCTACAATGAAAGATTTGATGCCGGTTCTTGAACCAGTTGCTCAGACAGGTCGTCCGCTGATGATTATTGCTGAAGACATAGATGGCGAAGCATTAGCTACTTTGGTTGTGAATCGTTTAAGAGGTTCATTAAAAGTTGCGGCTGTTAAAGCTCCGGGCTTTGGTGACAGAAGAAAAGAAATGTTGGAAGATATTGCGATTCTTACTGGCGGGGTTGTTATTTCTGAAGAAAAGGGAATGAAATTGGATCAAGTAACTATAGAGATGCTTGGTCAATCAGAAAAAATTACCATTGATAAAGAAACTACAACTATTGTAAATGGTAATGGAGAAAAAGAGGGTATCCTTGGCCGTGTTTCTCAAATCAAAACTTTAATCGAGAATTCAACTTCTGATTACGACAAAGAAAAACTTCAGGAAAGATTAGCCAAATTGGCTGGTGGTGTAGCTGTACTTTATGTTGGTGCTGCTTCTGAAGTTGAGATGAAAGAGAAAAAAGATCGTGTAGACGATGCATTGAGTGCTACTCGTGCGGCTGTTGAAGAAGGAATTGTTCCTGGAGGTGGTGTAGCGTACATTCGAGCAATTTCTGCTTTGGAAAACCTTAAAGGTGATAACGAAGACGAAACAACAGGTATCGAAATTATAAAGCGTGCCATTGAAGAGCCATTGCGTCAGATTGTTCTTAATGCTGGTGGCGAAGGTGCTGTAGTGGTTGATAAGGTGAGAGCCGGCAAAGGCGATTTCGGTTACAATGCTCGTGTTGGAGAATATCAGAATTTATTCGAAACAGGTGTAATTGATCCTGCTAAAGTTGCTCGTGTAGCTCTTGAAAATGCAGCTTCAATTGCTGGAATGTTCTTAACTACCGAATGTGTTTTAATTGATATTAAGGAAGAAGCTCCTGCTATGCCAATGGGTGGCGGAATGGGCGGAGGAATGCCTGGAATGATGTAAAATAATCATATCATATTTTTAAAAAGGCGGCCAAGTGGCCGCCTTTTTTAATTTTTACAATTTTAGTATTTAGAAACTGATTCTTACTTAGAGAAAGAAGGTAAGAAGATATTGAAAAGAGATCTTGCCGGAACGATAGAGGCATTAGGGAGGGCTACCGGTCCTCATTTACCTTTTGAGCTTAAAAGAGACGGGAAGCTTGTTGATCCGAGGGATTTTTTTCAACAAGAGTTATCCGTTTTAAAAAAAAATAGAAAAAAGGGGATCGTATGATCTACTTATCTTTTACTCTTTTCAATTTTTTCCATAATGACTTCTTGTACTGGTCGATTTTCAATTTTTGAATCCAGCCATGAAATAATATCCAGATATAGAAATGCTCTCTTTTCAAATGGATCATTAACCCATTTTTGCAAATCAACTCTCGATTTTTTCAATTCATCTTTTAATTGATCCGGACTAATCGAGCTTAGTTTTCTTAGGAAACGGAGGATGTATTTTTGCACTTCCTGTAAATCTTCCATTTTAGCCAGAAAGCGATAGGTCGACCGAATTTGGTATTCCAAGAGTTCTGTATTCTCCAACTCGTAGTGGCTAATCAGATTTAGTATTCTGCCAAAGCAGTGAATGTCACCACGAAGCGTGGTGTCTCTTACGTCGGAAATCCGATTCAAATATTTAATTGCCTCCTTGTATTGACCATTGCCGAAGTACAAACAAGCAATTTTATAGTAGAAAACCAAAGCGCGGTGATTGTCCATTCCAAATTTATTCTCTTCAAGAAAACTTTCAATCTTTGGAATTAAATGTATTCCTTTATTAAATGTTCCATCCATAAAATGCCTGTTTATTCTATGCATGTACAGAAACATATGTAAAAGTATATTTAAATTCGAATTGTGATTGAATTGCTCTTCATTCTCCAATTTTCGCAATAAGTGCAGATTCGTTTTAAATTTAGTTACATGATTCGTATAGAACAGAGCTACCAATACGTTGTTAAGTCCTTTCAGATACAAATCAGTATGGATGTGAATCATTTCTGGATTGGTTTGGAAGAGGTCAACCCATTTTTGTGCATACTTGTAGCACATTAAGAAATCCTGAACGATCAAATAGTACCAAACGTAGGATTGAAACAGGTACAATTTTTCGAAGAAACTTAAAGTTTGAATATCATATGGATACAGATTGGTGTTGAAAAATTCTTTCACCATCAATAGATCTTTCTCATTTCGCACATATCCTACTTTAAGATATAAACCATAAAGTCGAATCGACATGTTCGAGAAAAATACCACCCCATCCATTATCTTACTTATTTCGGTTGCTTCCTTGGTAATTTCCTCAGCTCTGTTTTCAATACTTTTAGTAACGTATTGTGATTCTATTAACTTCTCGAATTGTACGATTTCAAATATCAGAATATTCTTCTTGTTTTTCCAAGCCAATGCTTTTGTTTTATCAAGTATTCTTAAGCTTTGCTGATACAATCCTTTGTTATACAGGACTTTCGCATGATCAATTTGCTCACGAATACTGATGCTGATATCATGATTGATCTGAGTTAATCTTAAACTTGTAAGTAATTGCTTGTACAAGTGGGCTTTTAAATTCGGAAGCTGAGATTGTTTAATATCTTTTGCTTTTTTTAAAATAATGGCCTCATGGTATTCATCCATTTTGTCCAAAACATCGAAGAGTTGTAAGAATTTAGTTTCCTTTTCGCTGCTAATTCTATTCGCATACAACTTAAAATTTCGCTTTTCAGATTTCGAAATCGATTTAATCAATTGAAACAGAGGGTCTATTTGTTGCTTAGGCATTGTACAGGATGTGTGAGTTAACTACTTGGTAAACAGTATCGGTTTTAGTTTTCATTTTGCTTGAACTTCGTAGTTTGTGTCAAAAAACGATTTTCGTAAACTCAATTTATGAGTTACATTTGAATCATCAAATCAGGAGAATGATTCAATAAAATAATCTTGAAACGGAATATGAATACAACAAATCTGTTATCAAAATTAACAAAATCTGAGAAACTAGAAACAGTTATCGGATTAAATCAAGCTCTTGAATGTATTGGAGTCGATCAAATTAACAAAGATCTTAGCCGAAATCAGGCTATTGAAATTGGAAATGTGATTGTTGATAAATTTGCAGGTGTAATGAATTTGACTAAATTGGTTGAATCTATTAAAGAAATGGTTTCGGTTGAAGAATTGGAAGCATTTAAAAATGAAATATCCGGTAAGTTAAACTCTGTTGCAATGAGTGCAACAAAAGCTCCAATTTATCAGAAACGTTTAACGACCTTGAAAAGTAGTTTTGAGGAAGTTTCTGGTGACAACGTACTTTGAAAAACCATTTGTAGTTGTTAATTCAATTGCAATTTTTTAGAGAGTTAGTGACACTATCCCCCTTGTGTTATTAATGATCTAACTATTAACCAAACATGAAGAATACTAAGTTGTGATGGTTTTGTAAGGAAATGAACGATTTCTTTTTGGCTTGTTAGTAAATATTTACGAATGATCCAATCCGTTAGAATTAGTAGTTTAAAAGTAAGTTAGGTGTGATTATACTTTTTTTGAGAAACATTTCATACTTAATCGGATCTCTTAGATTCTTCTTGTTATTATTTAGACCATCTTTTTGATTATGTTTTAATATTTAGTTGTGATAACCGGACAGGATTCTTCCTCTCCGGTTTTTTTATGGGATGTATTGAGAAATTGTGTCCTTCTAAATTGTGATTTTAAAATACAAACGGATCGAAGTTGGTACTGTTTCGGTATAGATACTGATTGAATTGATTTGATCTAAAGGTATTTTCTCGTAAGATTCGTAAGTGATGTTGTTACGGTCAAGAATATTATGAAATAACACACCAACTTCACATTTTGTCTTTTTAGGATTGAACTTGTAAATAAGTGCTGCATCGAGTCTTGTATAATCTGGTTCTGCTACAATTTTATTTTGGCTGGAATAAATTGGAAAGCCTGAACCATATATATAACTAGCAGAGATATAAAATGGGGTAAGAGATAATAATCCCGCTGTTTTTATTTCATGACGCTGATCGTGCAACGCTCTTCTATATTCGTTAGTATTGAAATAATCAAAATTCTCGAGAGTTTTGCTGAGTGTGTATGAAACCCATAAGGTATGATCACCAATGTCTTTTTTTGCAAAAATATCTAAGCCATAACTTTTACTTTTTCCCAAAGATATATTTCCTTCGTTTCGATATTTGTAATATCGTGTATGCCCGTCGGTTTTTTTGTAATAGCCTTCAACACTAAACGTG contains:
- a CDS encoding sigma-54 interaction domain-containing protein, giving the protein MMDIQTVKHRFSIIGNTYSLNRSLDIAIQVAPTDLSVLISGESGTGKEVFPQIIHQFSSRKHSPYIAVNCGAIPEGTIDSELFGHEKGAFTGALSDRKGYFEVANNGTIFLDEVGELPLSTQVRLLRVLETGEFIKVGSSKVLKSDVRVVAATNIKIPKAVKEGRFREDLYYRLNTVPITMPPLRERQEDIYLLFRKFAQDFAEKYRMPPLRLDSGAQQLLRSYRWPGNIRQLKNITEQVSIIEKERQIGADILKGYLPLNDEQMLPAIYTDTSKKDQAFSSEREILYKVLFDMKRDMTDLKKLVFELMQTSGDSSSLQKDNAKLIRKLYEDQEMDVFHHQASPQATPNVSSPKDSKIQDTEEFVEESLSLEDKEVELIRKALDKHNGKRKYAAQDLGISERTLYRKIKEYDIN
- a CDS encoding LptE family protein → MNLIKVLFLSFCVTFVVTACKVSYSFTGGTLSDDVKTFSVQFFPNRALLVNPNLSNQFTEALKEKFRGQTALDEIVDGEGHLNFEGEITGYRTQALDVTANDISATNRLTVTIKVRFINELEPDNDFDKSFTAFRDFDSTQQLSDVEEGLVEEILEDIIDDIYNAAVVNW
- the secG gene encoding preprotein translocase subunit SecG; this encodes MYTFVIVLTLIVCALLVLIVLVQNSKGGGLASNFSSSNQIMGVKKTTDFLEKATWFLAGSLLFLCLAAAGTINRGEVEGQKSQIEQQLQETETAPEVPAFPTEAPSTEKDTAK
- a CDS encoding co-chaperone GroES, which translates into the protein MADLKGRILAGKILVEAIEAEEKTASGIIIPDAAKEKPMQGKVVLVGSDKKDEPMELKIGDTVFYGKYSGTELVIDGDDYLLMSQLDVLYIA
- the groL gene encoding chaperonin GroEL (60 kDa chaperone family; promotes refolding of misfolded polypeptides especially under stressful conditions; forms two stacked rings of heptamers to form a barrel-shaped 14mer; ends can be capped by GroES; misfolded proteins enter the barrel where they are refolded when GroES binds), with product MAKEIKFNIEARDLLKKGVDELANAVKVTLGPSGRNVVIDRKFGAPQITKDGVTVAKEIELADSGANMGAQMVKEVASKTGDDAGDGTTTATVLAQSIVNVGLKNVTAGANPMDLKRGIDIAVAAVVANIREQAQAVGDNFDKIKQVAKIAANNDETIGALIAQAMEKVKKEGVITVEEAKGTETYVKVVEGMQFDRGYISPYFITDPEKMEADLENPYILLYDKKISTMKDLMPVLEPVAQTGRPLMIIAEDIDGEALATLVVNRLRGSLKVAAVKAPGFGDRRKEMLEDIAILTGGVVISEEKGMKLDQVTIEMLGQSEKITIDKETTTIVNGNGEKEGILGRVSQIKTLIENSTSDYDKEKLQERLAKLAGGVAVLYVGAASEVEMKEKKDRVDDALSATRAAVEEGIVPGGGVAYIRAISALENLKGDNEDETTGIEIIKRAIEEPLRQIVLNAGGEGAVVVDKVRAGKGDFGYNARVGEYQNLFETGVIDPAKVARVALENAASIAGMFLTTECVLIDIKEEAPAMPMGGGMGGGMPGMM